A genomic window from Acinetobacter chinensis includes:
- the ahcY gene encoding adenosylhomocysteinase — protein sequence MNAVNASFTDYKVADISLADYGRKEIKLAEAEMPALMGLRKRYSAAKPLAGAKILGCIHMTIQTAVLIETLVELGAEVRWTSCNIFSTQDHAAAAIAAAGIPVFAWKGETEEEYNWCLEQQINVNGTPWDANMILDDGGDLTALVHEKYPQVIAKIHGITEETTTGVQRLYEMHRDGTLKVPAINVNDSVTKSKNDNKYGCRHSLNDAIKRGTDMLLSGRRALVIGYGDVGKGSAQSLRQEGMIVRVTEIDPICAMQACMDGYEVVSPYKNGVQTGKKEDINLDLLQSTDLIVTTTGNYHVCDSAMLDSLKAGAVVCNIGHFDTEIDTNYLRGYKWVEVKPQVHQVYRTENENDYLILLSEGRLVNLGNATGHPSRIMDGSFANQVLGQMHLFAEKFADLPEDQKQAAIRVELIPKKLDEEVAAAMVVGFGGVLTQLTQVQADYLGVTVEGPFKSESYKY from the coding sequence ATGAACGCGGTTAATGCTTCATTTACAGATTATAAAGTTGCCGATATTTCACTTGCTGACTACGGCCGTAAAGAAATCAAACTTGCTGAAGCAGAAATGCCTGCTTTGATGGGTCTTCGTAAACGTTATTCTGCTGCGAAACCACTTGCTGGTGCAAAAATTTTGGGTTGTATTCACATGACAATCCAGACTGCAGTTCTTATTGAAACTTTGGTTGAATTAGGCGCAGAAGTTCGTTGGACATCTTGTAACATCTTCTCTACTCAAGACCACGCTGCTGCTGCAATCGCTGCTGCGGGTATTCCAGTATTTGCCTGGAAAGGTGAAACTGAAGAAGAATACAACTGGTGTTTAGAACAACAGATCAATGTAAATGGCACACCTTGGGATGCCAACATGATTCTGGATGATGGCGGTGACTTAACTGCACTTGTTCACGAAAAATATCCTCAAGTAATTGCTAAAATTCACGGTATTACTGAAGAAACAACGACTGGTGTTCAACGTCTGTATGAAATGCACCGTGATGGTACTTTAAAAGTTCCTGCAATCAACGTAAACGACTCAGTAACGAAATCTAAAAACGACAACAAATACGGTTGCCGTCACTCACTGAATGATGCCATCAAACGTGGCACAGATATGCTTTTATCTGGTCGTCGTGCGCTTGTAATCGGTTATGGTGATGTAGGTAAAGGTTCTGCTCAATCACTTCGTCAGGAAGGCATGATTGTACGTGTAACTGAAATTGACCCAATCTGTGCAATGCAAGCATGCATGGACGGTTATGAAGTTGTTTCTCCATACAAAAATGGCGTACAAACTGGTAAGAAAGAAGACATCAATCTTGACCTTCTTCAAAGTACTGACTTGATCGTAACAACGACTGGTAACTATCACGTATGTGATTCTGCAATGCTTGATTCATTAAAAGCGGGTGCGGTTGTTTGTAACATCGGTCACTTTGACACTGAAATCGATACTAACTACTTACGTGGTTACAAATGGGTTGAAGTTAAGCCACAAGTACACCAAGTGTATCGTACAGAAAATGAAAACGATTATTTAATCCTTCTTTCAGAAGGCCGTTTAGTGAACCTAGGTAATGCGACTGGTCACCCTTCACGTATTATGGATGGTTCATTTGCCAACCAGGTATTGGGTCAAATGCATTTATTCGCTGAGAAATTTGCTGATCTTCCTGAAGATCAAAAACAAGCTGCGATCCGTGTAGAACTTATTCCTAAGAAACTGGATGAAGAAGTTGCTGCTGCAATGGTTGTTGGTTTTGGCGGTGTCTTGACTCAATTGACTCAAGTTCAAGCAGATTACTTAGGTGTAACTGTTGAAGGTCCGTTTAAGTCCGAGTCTTATAAATATTAA
- a CDS encoding DUF4424 family protein: MKKLTIFMSLCVSTLTYANDSTGYVGTGGIEYLKNKNIAMQSEDLFISKKIIKVDYQFKNLSKQDITETILFPLPQLDNYRDGDFAHTEELLKSFRVQVNGKTVVPQMHVRAFMKPLKNGEVDERAKEIDVTEEFKRCGFSEKDLLTPWMDASESKFFSSKIYNCKMPKTQKLVQGYTKDQEIYWTGQVIYSWKQTFKANSVTQVKHQYKPLVGGSVALYEDEYNHQFCMDANFKKGLKKAKSENSSFSALGYILTTGANWAKPIENFKLTIERDPKELVSFCWKGKVSKISPTQFQMVEKNFVPKQDLDIIYVYLRN; encoded by the coding sequence ATGAAAAAATTAACGATATTCATGAGCTTGTGTGTTTCAACTCTGACATATGCCAATGATTCTACAGGCTATGTGGGAACAGGGGGAATTGAATATTTAAAGAATAAAAATATCGCGATGCAAAGCGAAGACTTATTTATCAGTAAAAAAATTATTAAAGTCGATTATCAGTTTAAAAATCTCAGCAAGCAGGATATTACTGAAACTATCTTATTTCCTTTACCTCAATTAGATAATTATCGTGATGGTGACTTTGCTCATACCGAAGAATTATTAAAAAGTTTTAGAGTTCAGGTGAATGGGAAAACTGTAGTGCCTCAAATGCATGTCCGAGCGTTTATGAAACCATTAAAAAATGGTGAAGTCGATGAGCGTGCAAAAGAAATAGATGTGACAGAAGAGTTTAAGCGTTGTGGTTTTTCTGAAAAAGATTTATTGACGCCTTGGATGGATGCTTCTGAGAGTAAGTTTTTTTCATCCAAAATTTATAATTGTAAAATGCCAAAAACTCAAAAACTTGTACAAGGTTATACAAAAGATCAGGAAATTTACTGGACAGGGCAAGTTATTTATAGCTGGAAGCAAACTTTTAAAGCCAATTCAGTTACACAAGTGAAGCACCAATATAAACCATTGGTTGGTGGTTCAGTTGCACTGTATGAAGATGAATATAATCATCAATTTTGTATGGATGCTAACTTTAAAAAAGGTTTGAAAAAGGCGAAGTCAGAAAATTCTTCATTCAGTGCATTGGGCTATATTTTAACGACAGGGGCGAATTGGGCAAAACCGATTGAAAATTTTAAATTAACCATTGAACGTGATCCAAAAGAACTGGTGTCATTTTGTTGGAAAGGGAAAGTCAGCAAAATTAGTCCAACACAGTTTCAGATGGTGGAGAAGAACTTTGTTCCTAAGCAGGACTTGGATATTATTTATGTATATTTACGCAATTAA
- a CDS encoding tetratricopeptide repeat protein, producing the protein MASIIISAELLNRAAMGNPAAQFELAEIYMESDDEDDNQLAEEWALKAAQLGHVEAMYWLGEGYHAYAKDLREEDPEEAKVWFEHAHRWLGQAVKHRHPAAILELSSFYRRGDVVEKDIEKSVQMVIQSAELGEVQAMRDLVAIYEHGLGVDVDEDKADFWAEKANAAEDSAE; encoded by the coding sequence ATGGCTTCAATCATCATTTCTGCTGAACTTCTCAATCGTGCAGCTATGGGAAACCCAGCAGCTCAATTTGAACTTGCTGAAATTTACATGGAAAGTGATGACGAAGATGATAATCAGCTGGCAGAAGAATGGGCACTGAAAGCAGCTCAACTCGGTCATGTAGAAGCCATGTACTGGCTTGGTGAAGGCTATCATGCTTATGCAAAAGACTTACGTGAAGAAGACCCTGAAGAAGCCAAAGTCTGGTTTGAACATGCACATCGTTGGTTAGGGCAAGCAGTTAAGCATCGCCACCCTGCTGCTATTCTGGAGCTTTCCAGTTTTTATCGTCGTGGTGATGTCGTTGAAAAAGATATAGAGAAATCTGTACAAATGGTGATTCAGTCTGCTGAGTTAGGCGAAGTGCAAGCCATGCGTGATCTTGTTGCAATCTATGAACATGGTTTAGGTGTCGACGTAGATGAAGACAAAGCAGACTTTTGGGCGGAAAAAGCAAATGCTGCTGAAGACTCTGCCGAATAA
- a CDS encoding DUF3325 domain-containing protein produces the protein MMWFLLIWSLSCLGFTALACSMSKHQKQFFGAELTPFQTRSASWAGWSLLLFSLIPCLLKDHWSTAISYWVVVLTFSALSVGLVTSYLATRLKWFAIVMIIISLISAVFSFM, from the coding sequence ATGATGTGGTTTTTATTGATCTGGTCGCTGTCCTGTCTTGGATTTACAGCGCTGGCCTGTTCCATGTCAAAACATCAGAAGCAGTTTTTTGGGGCGGAATTAACACCATTTCAGACCAGGTCTGCCAGCTGGGCAGGATGGAGTCTGTTACTGTTTTCATTGATTCCCTGTCTGCTAAAAGATCACTGGAGTACAGCGATCAGTTACTGGGTCGTTGTGCTGACCTTCTCTGCTTTATCTGTTGGACTGGTCACCAGTTATCTGGCAACCCGTCTGAAATGGTTTGCTATTGTCATGATTATCATCAGCCTGATCAGTGCAGTGTTCAGTTTTATGTAA
- a CDS encoding PepSY domain-containing protein encodes MRIDDKTEGPRQSMSWLHTWASLILGWLLYAIFLTGTLSFFQSEISVWMKPESHQSIPAKSQIEQTQVALNYLQKNYPDAGSWTVQLPNSRQTTTELNIRKQGEDLQARRGGERITIDSATGEKIENRETRGGSFLYRFHFELYGMDRIWARWIVGLATMLMLVAIISGIITHKKIFKDFFTFRPGKGQRSWLDAHNATAVFALPFHIMITFSGLLLLMFTLMPWGINQVYESRQEFLQDQRAGLIQQNPDNAQKNHTAQSELKGRSERRSGGRGEGRKRKKEEIGQPAALTDLAPVIRYTQSQWKNNPIASISIIAPNTSQAKIELRALHAESVAHRNVYASLKFDGVTGHKTSKDGESLANPSIPAGIYNVVTVLHEARGVDLALRWLLFLSGVVGTLMIATGLILWCVKRAPQQQKQGYKSLGYRVVEVTNIAAIIGLPIACAAYFYANRLIPAEMDMRLNWEIRSFFTVWLITLLYAMIRSHRQAWLELLACATLLFALLPVLNFMTGGQAIWNSIANAQWMIASFDLIMWVLALLFAYSFYKVKNHTGLPVKKTRAKIETAQEAQT; translated from the coding sequence ATGCGCATAGATGACAAAACAGAAGGGCCACGCCAGTCCATGTCCTGGCTGCATACCTGGGCAAGTCTGATTTTAGGATGGTTACTGTATGCGATTTTTCTGACAGGTACACTGAGTTTTTTTCAGTCTGAAATTTCAGTCTGGATGAAACCCGAAAGCCATCAGTCCATTCCAGCAAAATCACAGATTGAGCAGACTCAGGTGGCGCTGAACTATTTACAGAAAAACTATCCTGATGCTGGCAGCTGGACTGTTCAACTGCCCAACTCACGCCAGACCACAACAGAACTGAACATCCGTAAACAGGGGGAAGATCTGCAGGCACGCCGTGGTGGGGAACGCATTACCATAGACAGTGCGACAGGTGAAAAAATCGAAAACCGCGAAACACGCGGGGGAAGTTTCCTGTACCGTTTCCATTTTGAACTGTATGGAATGGATCGTATTTGGGCACGCTGGATTGTGGGGCTTGCAACCATGCTGATGCTGGTGGCAATTATCAGCGGTATCATTACCCACAAAAAAATCTTTAAGGACTTCTTTACTTTCCGTCCTGGCAAGGGACAGCGCTCATGGCTCGATGCACACAATGCAACGGCAGTCTTTGCCCTGCCTTTTCACATCATGATCACATTCAGTGGACTGCTGTTGCTGATGTTCACTCTGATGCCCTGGGGGATCAATCAGGTCTACGAAAGCCGTCAGGAGTTTCTCCAGGATCAGCGGGCGGGTTTAATTCAGCAGAATCCTGACAATGCACAAAAAAATCATACAGCGCAGTCTGAGCTGAAAGGCAGATCAGAACGCCGCAGCGGCGGCCGTGGCGAAGGTCGCAAGCGAAAGAAAGAAGAAATTGGTCAACCGGCAGCACTGACAGATCTTGCTCCTGTTATCCGCTATACCCAGTCGCAGTGGAAAAACAACCCGATTGCATCTATCAGTATCATTGCACCCAATACCAGTCAGGCAAAAATTGAACTGCGTGCATTACATGCGGAAAGTGTGGCACATCGTAACGTTTATGCCAGTCTGAAATTTGATGGCGTTACAGGTCACAAAACCAGTAAAGACGGTGAAAGCCTTGCCAACCCATCCATTCCTGCCGGAATTTATAATGTTGTAACCGTCCTGCATGAAGCACGTGGAGTCGATCTGGCTCTGCGCTGGTTACTGTTCCTGTCTGGCGTTGTAGGTACATTAATGATCGCAACCGGTCTGATTCTGTGGTGTGTTAAAAGAGCACCACAACAACAGAAACAGGGCTATAAATCTTTGGGTTACCGTGTGGTGGAAGTGACCAATATTGCAGCCATCATTGGTCTACCGATTGCCTGTGCAGCCTATTTTTACGCAAACCGCCTGATTCCTGCTGAAATGGACATGCGTCTGAACTGGGAAATCCGCAGTTTCTTCACTGTCTGGCTCATCACACTGCTCTACGCCATGATCCGCAGTCACCGTCAGGCATGGCTTGAACTGCTGGCATGTGCAACTCTCCTTTTCGCTTTACTGCCCGTCCTGAACTTTATGACAGGTGGTCAAGCCATATGGAACAGTATCGCCAATGCTCAGTGGATGATTGCCTCATTTGACCTCATCATGTGGGTACTTGCCCTGCTGTTTGCATACAGTTTTTATAAAGTAAAAAATCACACTGGACTACCTGTTAAAAAAACCAGAGCTAAAATAGAAACAGCACAGGAGGCTCAGACATGA
- a CDS encoding tyrosine-type recombinase/integrase, translating to MNIKEIIDFYVRNGLFDSKYIYSDKIMHLQWFYEYDDITIEIVNDYCAYRKLCGVKNSTINRELNVIKSAFNYYLKHKNVNFKNVFNGFKLFEEDYIPKFLNATECQKLLSSAKRYNNYVLHDFILLALNTGCRASELTTLTWDNVSLNDRFIIIRNSLSKNKKTIYKPLNDTSFDALLRLKLHRKYVFYNPKTNHHIKSFRRGFQCSADRADLAPLRIHDLRHTFASFLVKQGVPIYHVSTLLGHSDTRITQRYAHLAPENLHEVLKCLPSLV from the coding sequence ATGAATATTAAAGAAATTATAGATTTTTATGTGCGAAATGGTCTTTTTGACTCTAAATATATCTATTCAGATAAAATAATGCATCTTCAATGGTTCTATGAGTATGATGATATTACAATTGAAATTGTAAATGATTATTGTGCTTATCGAAAATTATGCGGTGTTAAAAACAGCACTATTAATAGAGAATTAAATGTAATTAAGTCTGCTTTCAATTACTATTTAAAACATAAAAACGTCAATTTTAAAAATGTATTTAATGGGTTTAAATTATTCGAAGAGGATTATATACCTAAATTTCTAAATGCAACTGAATGTCAAAAATTATTATCATCTGCTAAGCGTTATAATAACTATGTTTTACATGATTTTATATTATTAGCATTAAATACTGGTTGTCGTGCTTCTGAATTAACCACATTAACATGGGATAATGTTTCATTAAATGATCGCTTTATAATTATAAGGAACTCATTGTCAAAGAATAAAAAGACAATTTATAAACCTCTCAATGATACTTCATTTGATGCATTGCTTAGACTTAAATTGCATCGTAAATATGTCTTTTATAATCCTAAGACTAATCATCATATAAAGAGTTTTCGTCGTGGCTTTCAGTGTTCAGCCGATCGTGCTGACTTGGCTCCGCTTCGAATTCATGATTTACGTCATACATTTGCAAGTTTTTTAGTTAAACAAGGTGTACCCATTTATCATGTTTCAACATTATTGGGACATTCTGATACTCGTATCACTCAACGTTATGCACATTTAGCACCTGAGAATTTACATGAAGTTTTAAAATGTTTACCCTCCTTAGTATAA
- a CDS encoding zonular occludens toxin domain-containing protein, whose protein sequence is MTQTLISAPPRTGKTQYAVYLIDQLSKKYPDRIIFTNIIGMNYPGVVSIRSTTHKPFDWRDLPNGSILFYDECHEHPAFSDEDLLKDMTVDVSEYDSLINKVGNGIVDNYVLQLLTDYLSYNDFDDDSKSKLKSQILHEKSVPREIRKSLIDHVNVWKKRKLIRAKEAILDIGRSLTLHGHFGIDIYMITQDVKRVNSAIKSATSLHLVLRRMYGWQCCFIFEYPEVQTYFGSSNRKNATSWRVFRYRKNLYKYYISAEQHHTKARIPLGLASVAAIPFALWGYAYYDAKQKNTLGIFGEKEPISATSKDQSPGGYSVHSEETKTKMIVEKCIEDKQMTAEQCRVSFDPAYSAQRNNALQQQTGNSMQQVVFDYNPNKPYDANFTANYNPTDFPRLSATIIYNGKCHAYNQQGTQMYDISDADCMRFASGDRPFDYFKQQNLNTQNNNTMNQQNVNQNISTVSLSREELAKYQLAKEQGLI, encoded by the coding sequence ATGACACAGACTCTTATATCTGCACCACCACGTACTGGTAAAACTCAATACGCTGTATATTTGATTGATCAGCTTTCAAAAAAATATCCTGATCGCATCATTTTTACAAACATCATCGGTATGAATTACCCTGGTGTTGTTTCAATTAGGTCGACAACACATAAACCTTTTGACTGGAGAGATTTGCCAAATGGTTCTATTCTCTTTTACGATGAATGTCATGAGCATCCTGCTTTTTCTGATGAAGATCTTCTTAAAGATATGACAGTTGATGTCTCAGAATATGATTCATTGATCAATAAAGTCGGCAATGGAATTGTTGATAATTATGTACTTCAATTACTCACTGATTATCTTTCATATAATGATTTTGATGACGATTCTAAATCAAAACTTAAATCTCAGATTTTGCATGAAAAATCAGTTCCAAGAGAAATACGGAAAAGCTTGATTGATCATGTCAACGTCTGGAAAAAAAGAAAACTGATCAGAGCTAAAGAAGCTATTTTGGATATTGGTAGATCATTAACGCTTCACGGTCATTTTGGTATCGATATCTATATGATCACTCAGGATGTTAAACGTGTGAACTCAGCTATCAAATCAGCAACTTCTTTGCATCTTGTTTTACGTCGCATGTATGGCTGGCAATGTTGTTTTATTTTTGAATATCCTGAAGTCCAGACTTATTTTGGTTCATCAAATCGAAAAAATGCTACGTCATGGCGTGTTTTCAGATATAGAAAAAATCTTTATAAATACTATATTTCAGCTGAACAGCATCATACAAAAGCACGTATTCCCCTCGGATTGGCTTCTGTAGCAGCTATTCCTTTTGCACTCTGGGGTTATGCTTATTACGATGCTAAACAAAAAAATACCCTGGGCATTTTTGGAGAAAAAGAACCCATATCAGCAACTTCAAAAGATCAGTCTCCAGGGGGCTATTCTGTCCATTCAGAAGAAACTAAAACAAAAATGATTGTTGAAAAATGTATCGAAGATAAACAAATGACAGCTGAACAATGTCGTGTCTCATTTGATCCTGCATATTCAGCACAAAGAAACAATGCTTTGCAACAACAGACGGGCAATTCAATGCAACAGGTTGTATTTGACTATAATCCGAATAAGCCTTATGACGCTAATTTCACTGCAAACTATAACCCTACTGATTTTCCTCGTTTGTCAGCTACGATTATCTACAATGGAAAATGCCATGCTTATAATCAGCAAGGGACACAAATGTATGATATATCCGATGCTGATTGTATGCGTTTTGCTTCTGGTGATCGTCCATTTGATTACTTTAAACAGCAGAATCTAAATACTCAAAATAACAATACGATGAATCAACAGAATGTTAATCAGAATATTTCTACTGTTTCACTATCTCGTGAAGAATTAGCTAAATATCAGCTCGCTAAAGAACAAGGCTTAATATGA
- a CDS encoding DUF2523 family protein: MPALIAVLQFFAFNLVGWVLAGLGLALISYTGVDFLTQKIIQSINEQFQSLPPDALQVIRMMGIPTALSLWLSGSLTGMAVGMAQLRLVKR; this comes from the coding sequence ATGCCTGCATTAATCGCTGTTTTACAGTTTTTTGCATTTAACCTGGTTGGTTGGGTTCTAGCAGGTCTCGGTCTTGCATTGATCTCATACACTGGTGTCGATTTTTTAACACAGAAAATCATTCAATCGATAAATGAACAGTTTCAATCATTACCTCCGGACGCTTTGCAGGTCATTAGGATGATGGGTATACCTACTGCGCTCTCTCTTTGGCTCTCTGGCTCATTAACAGGGATGGCTGTAGGTATGGCACAACTCAGATTAGTTAAGCGTTAA
- a CDS encoding replication initiation factor domain-containing protein, whose product MNTILSQIQAFDSASLSLAEIFDQEKEISHELYARAAFGDLTLADSQILRNMLDGITRNKLCAFENTLVKPKKKDDQSIAEIFVQKIAIPAQKTAESSPFYNIGVADTQKASDSWAFPRNLDNYKLISTPQGVLPVLRAVPIDNSICGLDWITFSFCQSTFGDKYVMLTPEQVNESVGDAIETWLDQLLFEIFGFGISQKREKGMHWNKFGYDLQDNLGIVLYGHNNKRVTVQINGTGCALARKGWNEQLYKFLTVQAVSPKLNRVDIAFDDFDSEWVSVDLAYEWDSQNLFWCGGCNPEINCLGDWKRINGKGRTLTVGNRSSSKFLRFYERGKKEGDSLSLWTRAELELKSTDRYLPLDILLSPSTYFKGAYPALEILANQLNDFVVPEKCELIEKQATINVDKALDVLKHQFGKYIRQFRKFINDEDLLNLISSDKDVVPKRLVFSHSAVMQALRIGEPIRNKTINETPLFEGVPFLTSKHNFYEGLTHAI is encoded by the coding sequence ATGAATACAATCCTTTCTCAAATTCAAGCTTTTGATTCAGCATCCTTATCGCTCGCTGAAATATTTGATCAAGAAAAAGAAATTTCTCATGAGCTTTATGCTCGTGCTGCATTTGGCGATCTCACACTTGCGGATTCTCAGATTTTAAGAAACATGCTTGATGGCATTACACGTAACAAGCTTTGTGCTTTTGAAAACACGTTGGTTAAACCGAAGAAAAAAGATGATCAATCCATTGCAGAAATATTTGTACAAAAAATAGCCATACCTGCACAAAAGACGGCAGAAAGCTCCCCTTTTTATAATATAGGGGTAGCGGATACGCAAAAAGCATCTGATTCATGGGCTTTTCCTCGGAACTTAGATAATTACAAACTGATTTCTACGCCACAAGGTGTTTTACCTGTTCTGCGTGCTGTTCCAATTGATAACTCTATTTGTGGTTTAGATTGGATTACCTTCAGTTTTTGTCAGAGTACATTCGGTGATAAATACGTAATGCTTACTCCAGAGCAGGTTAATGAATCTGTTGGTGATGCTATTGAGACTTGGCTTGATCAGCTTCTTTTTGAAATTTTTGGCTTTGGCATTTCACAGAAACGTGAAAAAGGAATGCACTGGAATAAATTTGGATATGACTTGCAAGATAACCTCGGCATTGTGCTTTATGGTCATAACAATAAACGTGTAACTGTTCAAATTAACGGTACTGGCTGTGCTTTAGCTCGTAAAGGTTGGAATGAACAGCTTTATAAATTTCTAACTGTACAGGCTGTATCTCCGAAGCTTAACAGGGTTGATATTGCATTTGATGACTTTGATAGCGAATGGGTCTCTGTTGATCTTGCCTATGAATGGGATTCTCAGAACCTTTTCTGGTGTGGTGGCTGTAATCCTGAGATAAATTGTCTAGGTGATTGGAAACGTATTAATGGTAAAGGGCGTACTTTAACTGTCGGTAATCGTTCAAGTTCAAAATTCTTACGTTTTTATGAACGTGGCAAAAAGGAAGGGGATTCTCTTAGTCTCTGGACACGTGCAGAGCTGGAGCTTAAGTCAACTGATCGGTATTTGCCACTTGATATTCTTTTGTCTCCGAGCACTTATTTTAAAGGTGCTTACCCTGCGCTTGAGATTCTTGCAAATCAACTAAATGATTTTGTTGTACCTGAAAAATGTGAGCTTATCGAAAAACAAGCGACTATCAATGTAGATAAAGCTTTAGATGTTCTTAAGCATCAATTCGGTAAATACATTCGTCAATTTCGTAAATTTATTAATGATGAAGATTTATTAAATCTTATTTCATCTGATAAGGACGTTGTTCCTAAACGCCTTGTTTTTTCACATTCTGCTGTTATGCAAGCTTTGCGTATCGGTGAACCTATTCGAAACAAAACCATTAATGAGACACCTTTATTTGAGGGTGTGCCTTTTCTTACGTCTAAACATAACTTCTATGAGGGATTAACTCATGCAATTTAA
- a CDS encoding amino acid permease, with protein MQTSHNTEDSVSQDSSAPLKRAMSTRHLVMISLGGAIGTGLFLGSGEVIAQTGPVGAIISYILGGVIAYMVMLCLGELAVHMPVSGSFGAYARQYIGPGTGYTITWLYWLTWAATLGTEFTAAALLMQEWFPHISVWIWTIIFAAFVFAMNMSSTRWFAESEFWLALVKVVTVIAFILLGLLAITGVLSYQDYESAPLFSNLTAQGWFPEGLFPIFATMLIVNFAFSGTELIGVAAGETQDPAKNVPKAINTAIWRLLIFFVGTIVVISALLPHQMAGLDAEGVSSSPFVTVFDHIGIPYAEDIIRFVIITALLSAANSGLFAASRMMWSLSYQKQLPAIFSRVNTRGIPYVAVIVTMLGGLPGLLSEKFAPETIFKNLLGIAAFTMVVVWMSICLSQFNFRRQWYKQGKTAKDLGFAAPLFPVVPVLGFLFCLITCISMVFDPEMLPGFIGCLIFIAGCYISYYLLYHKKS; from the coding sequence ATGCAGACAAGTCATAATACGGAAGATTCTGTATCACAGGACAGTTCCGCGCCATTAAAGCGTGCCATGAGCACCCGGCATCTGGTTATGATTTCACTGGGTGGGGCAATCGGAACAGGTTTATTCCTGGGTTCTGGTGAGGTAATTGCACAGACTGGTCCTGTTGGCGCTATCATTTCATACATTCTGGGCGGTGTCATTGCTTACATGGTTATGCTCTGCCTGGGTGAACTGGCTGTCCATATGCCAGTCTCAGGCTCATTTGGTGCATATGCCAGACAATATATCGGACCTGGCACCGGATATACCATCACCTGGTTATACTGGCTGACCTGGGCTGCCACACTGGGCACAGAATTTACCGCAGCTGCTTTATTGATGCAGGAATGGTTTCCCCATATTTCCGTATGGATCTGGACCATTATTTTTGCAGCATTTGTCTTTGCAATGAATATGAGTTCGACCCGCTGGTTTGCAGAGTCTGAGTTCTGGCTGGCGTTGGTCAAAGTTGTGACTGTGATTGCTTTCATCCTGCTGGGCTTGCTTGCCATTACAGGTGTACTGAGCTATCAGGATTATGAATCTGCGCCACTGTTCAGCAATCTGACTGCTCAAGGCTGGTTCCCTGAAGGTCTGTTTCCAATTTTTGCCACCATGCTGATTGTAAATTTTGCATTTTCAGGGACAGAACTGATTGGTGTTGCTGCAGGTGAAACTCAGGACCCCGCCAAAAATGTGCCTAAAGCAATCAATACTGCCATCTGGCGCCTGCTGATTTTCTTTGTAGGAACGATTGTTGTGATCAGTGCACTGTTGCCACATCAGATGGCAGGACTGGATGCAGAAGGTGTCAGCAGCAGTCCTTTCGTGACGGTGTTTGACCATATCGGTATTCCTTATGCAGAAGATATTATCCGTTTTGTCATTATCACGGCGCTGTTGTCAGCTGCAAACTCAGGGTTGTTTGCTGCATCCCGTATGATGTGGTCTTTATCTTATCAGAAGCAGTTACCTGCCATATTTTCCCGCGTAAACACGCGCGGCATCCCTTATGTGGCAGTTATCGTAACTATGCTGGGTGGATTACCTGGCTTACTTTCAGAAAAATTTGCACCGGAAACCATCTTTAAAAATCTGTTGGGAATTGCGGCTTTTACCATGGTGGTGGTGTGGATGAGTATCTGTCTGAGCCAGTTCAACTTCCGTCGCCAATGGTATAAACAGGGTAAAACTGCCAAAGACTTAGGGTTTGCAGCACCGCTGTTCCCTGTTGTTCCTGTTCTGGGTTTCCTGTTCTGTCTGATCACCTGTATCAGCATGGTTTTTGATCCAGAAATGCTGCCAGGTTTTATTGGCTGTCTGATTTTTATTGCAGGATGCTATATCAGTTACTACCTGCTTTATCACAAAAAATCCTAA